Proteins encoded within one genomic window of uncultured Desulfobacter sp.:
- a CDS encoding acetyl-CoA hydrolase/transferase C-terminal domain-containing protein → MSIMTEYRQKLSSAANAVSVVKSGDWVDYGAFLTAPEALDAALAMRIHELKDVKVRALAYPGTAAVAAADPGSSCMIYNSWHFSCGERKKHDNGNCHFIPFIYHEGPSHYKQNIKSNICMLKTAPMDRFGHFNFGVANSFQKSIIENADTVIIEVNENIPRCLGGSNESVHIRDVDFVVETDNKPLVTLPDPVITDVDKKIAEMIVSQLEDGSCIQLGIGGMPNAVGKMIAQSDLKDLGVHTEMLADAYLDMYDAGKITNLKKSRDPGKMVYTFALGSARLYDFLNNNPACASFSVDYTNKLSHISDNDKAISINNALEVDLYGQVSSESSGFRHITGTGGQFDFAYGAYHSKGGKSFICLSSTVKDRDGNIKSRIRPVFDKGSIVTLPRTITQYVVTEYGMVSLKGKSTWERAEALISIAHPDFRDQLIRDAEKMRIWTLKNHADGRYAVA, encoded by the coding sequence ATGAGCATCATGACAGAATATCGGCAAAAGTTGTCCAGTGCAGCCAATGCCGTATCCGTTGTTAAATCAGGGGATTGGGTTGATTATGGCGCTTTTTTAACTGCCCCGGAAGCCCTTGATGCTGCACTGGCCATGCGAATCCATGAACTCAAGGATGTTAAGGTTAGAGCGCTGGCCTATCCCGGCACTGCTGCCGTGGCTGCAGCAGATCCGGGAAGCAGCTGCATGATTTACAACTCCTGGCACTTTAGCTGCGGAGAACGAAAAAAGCACGATAACGGGAATTGTCATTTCATCCCTTTTATCTACCACGAAGGTCCGTCCCATTATAAACAGAACATCAAATCCAATATCTGCATGCTTAAAACTGCGCCCATGGACCGGTTTGGTCATTTTAACTTCGGGGTTGCCAACTCTTTTCAAAAGTCAATCATTGAAAACGCAGATACGGTCATTATTGAAGTCAATGAAAACATACCTCGCTGCTTGGGTGGTTCCAATGAATCGGTCCACATTCGTGATGTGGATTTTGTGGTGGAGACCGACAATAAGCCGCTTGTAACCCTGCCTGATCCGGTTATTACCGATGTGGATAAAAAAATTGCAGAGATGATTGTCAGCCAACTCGAAGATGGGTCCTGTATCCAGCTCGGCATCGGAGGGATGCCTAATGCGGTGGGCAAAATGATTGCCCAATCGGATCTCAAGGACTTAGGTGTTCATACTGAAATGCTTGCCGATGCCTACCTGGATATGTATGACGCCGGAAAAATTACCAATCTTAAAAAAAGCCGGGATCCGGGAAAGATGGTTTACACCTTTGCCCTGGGCAGCGCCCGCCTGTATGATTTTTTGAACAACAACCCTGCCTGTGCAAGTTTTTCCGTGGATTACACTAATAAACTGAGCCATATTTCTGATAACGATAAGGCCATTTCCATCAACAACGCCCTTGAGGTTGATCTCTACGGCCAGGTCTCTTCGGAGTCCTCCGGTTTCAGGCATATTACCGGCACAGGCGGTCAGTTTGACTTTGCCTACGGCGCTTATCATTCCAAAGGGGGTAAGTCTTTTATCTGTCTAAGCTCTACGGTTAAAGACCGTGACGGTAACATCAAATCCAGAATCCGGCCTGTTTTTGATAAAGGCTCCATCGTTACCCTGCCCCGGACCATCACCCAGTATGTTGTCACGGAATATGGAATGGTCTCCCTGAAAGGAAAGTCTACCTGGGAAAGGGCCGAAGCACTTATAAGCATCGCCCATCCGGACTTTAGGGACCAATTGATCCGGGATGCGGAGAAAATGCGTATCTGGACCTTGAAGAATCACGCAGACGGACGCTATGCCGTTGCCTGA
- a CDS encoding sigma-54-dependent Fis family transcriptional regulator — MKIKPSPDQAGHDILGQTGRIPADMMWLFTFSRLCRRAMLHAVEAAKLLDAVVGAVESHTPYYTVCFKSVFFPESGLDCDDMSPAHTDLNELALFPGTSVNPKNKPFNTITDTDLPKPVAERLGLKPGTPATAFYFSINDPYEKADKCQVFYAPSGYVPDALEIDVLEALSIDLGKTLHRLHKAKEGEGRILELTRQKEMYHSVFENTGTGTIIIDPDMLILYVNAKFMDLVGLERNEIENRMRWSQFVVPGDNEMMQNYHYGRRKGVAGIPTEYECRIFAKSGDIRYIDMKVGMIPGTGKSIASFMDITKRKLAENRLRQSEAQLSDVIRTFEGLIYTTSEDYRLEFMNDALQEKAGQSGVGEKCYQVVHGLDSPCPGCRLGLVLSGETRRWELKSPRDGRWYWSIQSPVYDNRGRIVKAQTIHMDITDRKRREEKISEDADLLRNENIVLRSAMKERYRFENIVGKSQSMQKVYELVVRAAASNAHVIIYGESGTGKELVARAIHNLSNRCKKRFVPVNCGAISENIIESEFFGYRKGAFTGAEKDKEGFLGTADGGTLFLDEIGDIGPNLQVKLLRAIEGGGYTPVGGTQVIKPDLRIVAATNKDLKRLVEKGLMREDFFYRVHIIPIQLPSLRDRKEDIPLLVDYFLSAFGDEGNILPVGGKIMEDFFRHDWPGNVRELQNVLHRYVTLGKIDFTGNSPEHRADSTEQVPFIQDTPDPRGSLSEIVEAFEKGIILKALEENRWQKARTAVSLGIHRKTLFTKMKKFGIE, encoded by the coding sequence ATGAAAATAAAACCAAGCCCGGATCAGGCCGGACATGACATACTGGGGCAAACAGGCCGGATTCCGGCGGATATGATGTGGTTGTTTACATTTTCCCGCCTGTGCCGCCGTGCGATGCTCCATGCCGTTGAAGCCGCCAAGCTTTTGGATGCAGTCGTGGGCGCAGTGGAAAGTCATACGCCTTATTATACGGTTTGTTTTAAATCGGTTTTTTTTCCTGAATCCGGTTTAGATTGCGATGACATGAGCCCCGCCCATACCGATTTGAACGAATTGGCTCTTTTTCCCGGAACCAGCGTAAACCCCAAAAACAAACCGTTTAATACGATCACGGATACGGACCTTCCCAAACCCGTGGCGGAACGCTTGGGCCTGAAACCCGGAACTCCGGCTACGGCTTTTTACTTTTCCATAAATGACCCTTATGAAAAAGCTGACAAGTGCCAGGTTTTTTATGCCCCCAGCGGGTATGTACCCGATGCTTTGGAGATCGACGTTTTAGAAGCGCTTTCCATTGACCTTGGCAAAACCCTGCACAGGCTGCACAAAGCCAAAGAGGGCGAGGGCCGGATTCTGGAATTGACCCGCCAAAAAGAGATGTACCACAGCGTTTTTGAAAATACCGGCACCGGCACCATCATTATTGATCCGGATATGCTGATCCTTTATGTGAATGCCAAATTCATGGACCTGGTGGGGCTTGAGCGTAACGAAATTGAGAACCGGATGCGATGGTCTCAGTTTGTGGTGCCCGGTGACAATGAAATGATGCAAAATTATCATTACGGCCGGCGAAAGGGGGTTGCCGGCATTCCTACCGAGTACGAGTGCCGGATTTTTGCCAAGTCCGGGGATATCCGGTACATCGATATGAAGGTGGGCATGATTCCCGGTACCGGCAAGAGCATTGCATCATTTATGGATATCACAAAAAGAAAGCTTGCCGAGAACCGCCTGAGGCAAAGCGAGGCGCAGCTCAGTGATGTCATTCGCACCTTTGAAGGATTGATCTATACGACATCTGAAGACTACCGGCTTGAGTTCATGAATGATGCATTGCAGGAAAAGGCGGGCCAAAGCGGGGTGGGAGAAAAATGTTATCAGGTGGTTCATGGTCTTGATTCCCCCTGTCCCGGTTGCCGGCTTGGGTTGGTCCTTTCGGGAGAGACCCGGCGGTGGGAACTGAAAAGCCCCCGGGACGGCCGATGGTATTGGTCTATTCAGTCTCCGGTCTACGACAACCGGGGCCGGATTGTCAAAGCTCAGACCATTCATATGGACATTACCGACAGAAAGCGCCGGGAAGAGAAGATCAGCGAAGATGCGGATCTGCTCAGAAATGAAAACATCGTTCTTCGGTCTGCCATGAAAGAACGGTACAGGTTTGAAAATATTGTGGGTAAAAGCCAATCCATGCAGAAGGTCTATGAACTGGTGGTACGGGCAGCCGCAAGCAACGCTCATGTGATTATCTATGGTGAATCAGGCACCGGAAAAGAGCTGGTGGCCCGGGCAATTCATAATTTGAGCAACAGGTGTAAAAAAAGATTTGTGCCTGTCAACTGCGGGGCGATCAGCGAAAATATTATAGAAAGTGAATTTTTTGGTTACCGCAAGGGGGCGTTCACCGGCGCTGAAAAGGATAAGGAAGGATTTCTCGGTACGGCTGATGGCGGCACCTTGTTTCTAGATGAAATTGGGGATATCGGCCCCAATCTCCAGGTCAAGCTTCTTCGGGCCATTGAAGGCGGGGGGTACACACCTGTGGGCGGTACCCAGGTGATTAAACCTGACCTGAGGATTGTGGCTGCCACCAACAAGGATCTTAAGCGGCTGGTGGAAAAAGGATTGATGCGGGAGGATTTTTTTTACCGGGTGCATATTATTCCCATTCAGCTGCCATCCCTTCGGGACCGAAAGGAAGATATTCCATTGCTGGTGGACTATTTTTTATCCGCTTTTGGGGATGAGGGAAATATTCTTCCTGTGGGAGGCAAAATCATGGAGGATTTTTTTCGGCACGACTGGCCTGGAAATGTCCGGGAACTTCAGAATGTTCTTCACCGTTACGTGACCTTGGGGAAAATTGATTTTACCGGTAACTCGCCTGAGCATAGGGCAGACAGCACTGAACAGGTTCCTTTTATCCAGGATACGCCTGATCCCCGCGGATCATTGAGCGAGATTGTGGAGGCGTTTGAAAAGGGAATCATCCTCAAAGCCCTGGAGGAGAACCGATGGCAAAAGGCCAGGACGGCTGTGAGTCTTGGAATTCACAGAAAAACCTTGTTTACCAAAATGAAGAAGTTCGGAATTGAATAA
- a CDS encoding glycerol-3-phosphate dehydrogenase/oxidase, producing MNREEMIKKIAGYDGYWDFVVIGGGATGLGVGLDAASRGYKTLLLEQHDFSKGTSSRSTKLVHGGVRYLRQGNISLVLEALHERGLLIRNAPHLVSHQAFIVPNYEWWDGPFYGAGMKVYDLLAGRLGLGSSKHLSKEETLKRIPTLEPKGLRGGVVYFDGQFDDSRLAVNLAQTMAEHGGVPVNYMKVTGFTRAGEMIDGVTAQNMETGDAYEIHSRVVVNATGVFTDEVLKMENPDAEPIITPSQGVHVVLDKEFLPGDSAIMVPQTTDGRVLFAVPWHDKVVVGTTDTQVPDVSLEPRALEEEIKFILDHAAVYLTKDPTRDDIQSVFAGLRPLVKAGEGKSTAAISRDHYLVVSESGLVTITGGKWTTYRKMAEETVNQASLVAGLKDQPCITKDLRIHGWLKHFDEHDPLSYYGSDAVYIKKIVNADPAMGEKLHKNLSYIRAEVIWAVREEMARTVEDFLARRSRALFLDARASIDAAPEVARIMAEELGYDRKWQMEQENAYVGLAKEYLLT from the coding sequence ATGAATCGTGAAGAAATGATCAAAAAAATAGCAGGATATGACGGTTATTGGGATTTTGTTGTTATTGGTGGCGGGGCAACCGGATTGGGTGTGGGACTGGATGCCGCATCAAGGGGGTATAAGACGCTTTTGTTGGAACAACATGATTTTTCAAAAGGGACATCCAGCCGGTCGACAAAATTGGTACACGGCGGGGTAAGGTACTTGCGCCAGGGCAATATTTCCCTGGTCCTTGAGGCCCTCCATGAACGTGGTCTCTTAATTCGCAATGCCCCGCATCTGGTCAGTCATCAGGCATTTATCGTACCCAACTATGAATGGTGGGACGGCCCTTTTTACGGTGCGGGTATGAAAGTTTACGATCTGTTGGCAGGCAGACTTGGCCTTGGATCTTCCAAACACCTTTCCAAAGAAGAAACATTAAAGCGGATTCCCACCCTGGAACCTAAAGGGCTGCGCGGGGGCGTGGTCTATTTTGACGGTCAATTTGACGATTCCCGCCTGGCCGTCAACCTGGCACAGACCATGGCTGAACATGGGGGCGTGCCTGTCAATTATATGAAAGTGACCGGGTTTACCCGGGCCGGTGAAATGATTGACGGGGTAACCGCACAAAATATGGAAACCGGTGATGCGTATGAAATTCACAGCCGGGTGGTGGTCAACGCGACCGGTGTTTTCACCGACGAGGTACTTAAAATGGAAAATCCGGACGCTGAACCCATCATTACGCCTAGCCAAGGGGTTCATGTGGTTCTGGATAAGGAATTTCTTCCTGGAGATTCAGCCATCATGGTGCCCCAAACCACTGACGGAAGGGTGTTGTTTGCCGTACCATGGCATGACAAGGTCGTCGTGGGCACCACAGATACACAAGTACCGGATGTGAGCCTGGAACCCAGGGCATTGGAGGAAGAAATTAAGTTCATCCTTGATCATGCGGCCGTCTATTTAACCAAAGATCCTACCAGGGATGATATTCAAAGCGTTTTTGCCGGACTTCGCCCCCTGGTTAAAGCCGGAGAAGGAAAAAGCACGGCAGCCATCTCCCGGGATCACTATTTAGTCGTTTCGGAATCGGGTCTTGTGACCATCACCGGCGGCAAATGGACCACTTATCGTAAAATGGCCGAAGAAACCGTTAACCAGGCATCCCTGGTGGCAGGGCTGAAAGATCAGCCCTGTATCACTAAAGATCTCAGAATCCATGGATGGTTAAAGCATTTCGATGAACACGACCCCTTAAGCTACTATGGGTCCGATGCCGTTTATATCAAAAAAATCGTTAACGCAGATCCGGCCATGGGTGAAAAACTCCATAAAAATCTTTCTTATATTAGAGCGGAAGTGATCTGGGCGGTCAGGGAAGAGATGGCCAGAACCGTGGAGGATTTTTTAGCCCGGCGCAGCCGTGCCCTTTTTCTGGATGCCCGGGCCAGTATCGATGCTGCGCCGGAAGTGGCCCGGATCATGGCGGAGGAACTGGGGTATGATCGCAAATGGCAGATGGAACAGGAGAATGCATATGTAGGTTTGGCCAAAGAGTATCTGCTGACATAA
- a CDS encoding acyl-CoA dehydrogenase, with translation MAQLIADRRDVDFVLHEQLGVDKLSKDERFAEFKKKTVDLIVSEARNLAIKEILPLQTISDEGCTFNAGEVKVPEAFHSVYAAYNEGEWLGMTDDPEWGGQGMPHAVAMAANEYFYGACNSFMLYNMLTHGAAKLVEKFGTDEQKQIYLKNMLSGKWSGTMLLTEPNAGSDLAAVEATAKPNGDGTYSLFGNKIFISAGEHDMVENIIHPVLARIEGAPEGIAGISLFLAPKFRVNADGTPGEFNDVVCTGIEHKMGLHGNATCSLTLGGKSGCIGTLLGQENKGVAAMFEMMNEARQMVGLQGFANASAAYTYALNYARERIQSRELKAPAGSKPVSIIRHPDVKRQLITMKAYVEGLRSLNYFCAMCHDLVAVSTDADQKAHYEYLLEVLTPIVKGYGTDKSFEVCNQGIQIYGGYGFIEEFPVAQLLRDSRIFMLYEGTNGIQSIDLLGRKLSMKKGAAFNALLEEIKKTFAIAKEAEGLEDLTTRLEGFFNTYTEVAAELQAKSRSEEFLTAYAFSYPFMEVTGDLAMAWMLLWRAATATANKGKKKKDNMFYDGQIKTARFFINQVLSATAGKLEALKACDNSVVEMDDAAFGSK, from the coding sequence ATGGCACAATTGATTGCAGATCGACGGGATGTGGATTTCGTATTACATGAACAACTGGGCGTGGACAAATTAAGTAAAGATGAGCGATTTGCCGAGTTCAAGAAAAAAACCGTTGATTTAATCGTAAGCGAAGCCAGAAATCTTGCAATTAAAGAGATCCTGCCCCTTCAAACGATCAGTGATGAAGGCTGCACGTTCAATGCCGGTGAAGTAAAAGTTCCCGAGGCCTTTCACAGTGTATATGCAGCGTATAATGAAGGTGAATGGCTGGGGATGACTGATGACCCCGAATGGGGCGGGCAGGGGATGCCGCATGCCGTTGCCATGGCAGCCAATGAGTATTTCTACGGGGCTTGTAATTCCTTTATGCTTTATAACATGCTCACTCATGGCGCGGCCAAACTTGTGGAGAAGTTCGGCACGGATGAGCAAAAGCAGATTTACCTTAAGAATATGCTGTCGGGAAAATGGTCCGGCACCATGCTTTTGACCGAACCGAATGCGGGCTCCGACCTTGCCGCAGTGGAGGCCACGGCGAAACCAAACGGGGACGGCACCTATTCCCTGTTCGGCAACAAAATTTTCATCTCTGCAGGCGAGCACGACATGGTGGAAAACATCATCCATCCGGTTCTGGCCAGAATCGAAGGCGCTCCCGAAGGTATTGCCGGTATTTCCCTGTTCCTGGCACCCAAATTCCGGGTGAACGCGGACGGCACCCCAGGGGAATTCAACGATGTGGTCTGTACCGGCATTGAGCACAAAATGGGCCTGCACGGCAATGCGACCTGTTCGTTGACCTTAGGGGGCAAGTCCGGATGCATCGGTACCCTTTTGGGCCAGGAAAACAAAGGCGTGGCCGCCATGTTCGAAATGATGAACGAAGCCCGTCAGATGGTGGGTCTCCAGGGCTTTGCCAACGCGTCTGCCGCATATACGTATGCCCTGAATTATGCCCGGGAACGGATTCAGTCCCGGGAACTCAAAGCCCCGGCCGGTTCAAAACCGGTGTCCATCATTCGCCATCCCGATGTGAAGCGTCAGCTGATTACCATGAAGGCCTATGTGGAAGGCCTGCGCAGTCTGAATTACTTCTGCGCGATGTGCCACGACCTGGTTGCCGTGTCCACGGATGCGGATCAGAAAGCCCATTATGAATATTTACTGGAAGTCCTAACGCCGATTGTCAAAGGATATGGCACGGACAAGTCCTTTGAGGTCTGCAACCAGGGCATTCAGATCTACGGCGGTTACGGTTTTATCGAGGAGTTCCCTGTGGCCCAGCTGCTCAGGGATTCCAGGATATTTATGCTGTATGAGGGAACCAACGGTATCCAGTCCATTGATCTTTTAGGCCGGAAACTCTCCATGAAAAAAGGCGCGGCTTTCAACGCGTTGCTCGAAGAAATCAAGAAAACCTTTGCCATCGCCAAAGAAGCCGAAGGGCTTGAAGATCTCACCACCCGGCTGGAAGGTTTTTTCAATACATATACAGAAGTGGCTGCTGAATTGCAGGCCAAATCCAGGTCCGAAGAATTTTTAACAGCCTATGCCTTTTCATATCCCTTCATGGAGGTCACAGGCGACCTTGCCATGGCCTGGATGCTGTTATGGCGTGCCGCAACAGCCACAGCTAACAAGGGCAAAAAGAAAAAAGACAACATGTTCTATGACGGACAGATCAAAACCGCCCGGTTTTTTATCAATCAGGTCCTTTCCGCAACCGCAGGAAAGCTGGAAGCGCTTAAAGCGTGTGACAATTCGGTGGTTGAGATGGATGACGCTGCTTTTGGAAGCAAGTAG
- the glpK gene encoding glycerol kinase GlpK, protein MPQFIMALDQGTTSSRTILYNEKGDPIAVASEAFSCQYPQDGWVEQDAEDIWRSQKNTMDAVLKQAKLNLGDVAAIGIANQRETIIAWNKETGTPVGKAIVWQCRRTADYCDQLKTEGFDKVIKKKTGLVTDAYFSGSKIRWILRHSIEARELCNKGKLKVGTVDAWLIWKLTAGAVHATDVSNASRTMIFNIHDLKYDPVLMEKLEIPEEILPNVNPSCGIFGKTDKKLFGYEIPIAGVAGDQQAALFGQAAYEKGMTKITYGTGCFMLMNTGGQAIASPSGLLTTIGWQIGDNVTYALEGSVFIAGALLQWMRDDLNFFSDVAQTEEMATAVPSSEGLYIVPAFVGLGAPYWDPYARGAMLGITRGTTKNHIIRAGIQSLAYQANDLIGAMVKDSGIKLKTVKVDGGASANNYLCQFQADILGVSLCRPKHVETTAMGAAYLAGLAVGVWSDMDQIKSFWQQDRCFHLNQSLEKVDECLRGWKKAVDRAKSWAKN, encoded by the coding sequence ATGCCCCAATTTATAATGGCCCTGGATCAGGGCACAACGAGTTCTCGTACCATACTTTATAATGAAAAGGGTGACCCCATTGCTGTTGCAAGTGAAGCGTTCTCCTGTCAGTACCCGCAAGACGGTTGGGTGGAGCAGGACGCTGAAGACATATGGAGATCCCAGAAAAATACAATGGATGCCGTCCTTAAACAAGCAAAGCTCAACCTGGGTGATGTGGCTGCCATCGGTATTGCCAACCAGAGGGAAACCATTATTGCCTGGAATAAAGAAACAGGAACGCCTGTGGGCAAGGCCATTGTCTGGCAATGCCGTCGGACTGCGGATTACTGTGATCAATTAAAGACAGAAGGATTTGATAAAGTCATCAAAAAAAAAACCGGCCTGGTGACCGACGCCTATTTCAGCGGGTCCAAAATTCGCTGGATTTTGCGACACAGCATAGAAGCCAGGGAACTGTGCAATAAAGGAAAACTGAAGGTGGGAACCGTGGATGCATGGCTGATCTGGAAGTTGACGGCGGGCGCCGTCCATGCCACAGATGTGAGCAATGCGAGCCGTACCATGATTTTCAACATCCATGATCTCAAGTACGATCCGGTCCTGATGGAAAAATTGGAGATTCCTGAAGAGATTCTTCCAAATGTCAATCCGTCCTGCGGCATATTCGGCAAAACCGACAAAAAATTGTTCGGGTATGAAATACCCATTGCCGGTGTCGCAGGAGACCAGCAGGCCGCTCTGTTCGGACAGGCCGCTTATGAAAAAGGAATGACAAAGATCACCTACGGGACCGGTTGCTTTATGTTGATGAATACAGGGGGACAAGCCATTGCATCGCCCTCGGGACTGCTCACAACCATTGGCTGGCAGATCGGAGATAACGTCACGTATGCCTTGGAAGGCTCGGTATTTATTGCCGGTGCGCTGCTGCAGTGGATGCGGGATGACTTAAATTTTTTCAGCGATGTGGCGCAAACCGAAGAGATGGCCACTGCCGTTCCCTCATCCGAAGGGCTTTACATTGTTCCTGCCTTTGTTGGCTTAGGCGCTCCCTATTGGGATCCCTATGCCAGGGGCGCCATGCTGGGCATTACCCGGGGAACAACAAAAAATCATATTATCCGGGCCGGGATTCAATCCCTTGCCTACCAGGCCAATGATTTGATCGGTGCCATGGTTAAAGATTCGGGTATTAAATTAAAAACCGTTAAAGTGGACGGCGGGGCCAGTGCGAACAATTATCTATGCCAATTCCAGGCGGACATCCTGGGCGTCTCCTTGTGCCGTCCTAAGCATGTGGAAACCACTGCCATGGGGGCGGCTTACCTTGCCGGTCTTGCTGTGGGTGTATGGTCAGACATGGACCAGATTAAATCTTTCTGGCAGCAAGACCGTTGCTTTCATTTGAACCAAAGCCTGGAAAAGGTGGATGAATGCCTGCGAGGCTGGAAAAAAGCTGTGGACCGGGCAAAGTCATGGGCCAAGAATTGA